In the genome of Lactuca sativa cultivar Salinas chromosome 3, Lsat_Salinas_v11, whole genome shotgun sequence, the window tgtacccttaagtgttaaggATTTATCTACGTTAATACATGTAAAACTCATCAATGGTATTAGAGTGTATGGTTGTCTAACAATTGAATGTACATTGCTTGaactttaacaaaaaaaaattatttttttctatCAAACTGATCTCATGAGGTGAGATTTAATGCTCACAACATAAGCAtagttaaattcaaaattttgttttctgtTAGACTGGTCTCATGACATGAGACTTAATGCTCATGATTTGAGCACAGTTAAATTCATAATTTTGATTGTTGCTGAAGCAGAAATGTTTAAGATCAATCTGAAGAAGAAGTACCTAAAGGGTCCAATTCCAAAGTTTCCATGGACACTAACAATGGTGACAATGGTGGTCCAAAATAGATTTCTCTTCCTActagaaagggatcggccaaggtcaaactgTTTGATCGTTTGGTAAAGAGAAATCCCAGTTATAAGATAGTTACATGTGTTAACCCCaaggagtccatatgtttctattgccaattgaagggacattagttgcgaagctgcccaaaaTACTTGAAAGATCTTAAATATAGTGAAGTCAAGTTGTATGACtttacttcaggtacatccattatctaaactccattatattgttcatagattcttaatacatgatgtgatgatcatatTTCGATGTTATtgtaggatctaagagaaagaagaaagCTTAAGTAAAGTGAGCTAAATTTGATCAGAGAAATGGACTTtggtcacatggttcgatgattaGATTTTGGAGCTGCTAATATGGAGTGAGGATAATTTTATAGATTGCTATTGCTCTTAGGAGAGTTTTTCATTATAtacgttgtaaggacaagttccaatttttcgtttatttttaataaaagtgaaattttggtttatttggttgcctcattttatatatttccttacaatggcatttaagaaagtgttggttacatttctattattagaaatgttaattgggatttgattcttattataTCACTTGTGGTAATGTCATAATTAACTACGTGATAAAGAATTCTCATCAcgtaagtttcaattggatagaaacttggagtcatacaatttgtaacgacccaatttttcacagaaaattttcattttcgaaTCATAAAACATATTTCCATACATTAAGAAATCCAGTTATAATTGTTTTCAATACACAAgtcaaaatacaatttttattccaacatcagagtgtcccataaaaacacctgagagagagtgcacgccacgtcatcacgccttgcccttgcccttggaacccgaagtacctgaaacaaatccacaacctgtaagctaatgcttaatgagttccccagagcataccccacacaatccacatatcatatgtgctataaaagctacctctaccacataacacatatcaattagctataaaagctacctctaccacatagtacatatcaattagctataaaagctaccttttTCACATAttacatatcaattagctataaatCTATCTCTACTattagccacaaaggctatctctacccttagccataaaggctatctctacccttagccataaaggctatctctaccattatccataaaggctatctctatCACGTATCAATGCATAAATATGTCACACACCTCTACATAGCAAGTCTACCAACTATCAcaaaatgggccgaccttggtgccttagacccattggtatggtgagaaaactcacctcaaatgcagAAGCTTCCTGACAGAAATCCCTAGCTACTGCCCTGTCCCCTTCCTGAGCTATCAATACcgatcaatatacccaattagcaagtgGGCCCcaataccataatccttaatccatgcatgggggtAAAATGACCAGTCTACCCCTGGCCAAGTATGATCTGAACTAAGGCCCAATCCCCAACACATAAGCCTATAACtgatgagtacgcggggcatactcccttgtacgctaagcgtactagatGAAGGtggtgtacgttgcgcgtacctgcatgtacgcccaacgtactcctctgttaagctacttttccattaagtgcttaatactccattCTAGCGGCTACAAATACAGATCCAAGTCCTCTTAgacatcttaatccataaagttgattacttggtggcttgcaatccACCAAATGAGCCCAAACTTGAAATATGACAACAAACTTCCATGAAAaggggctagatctcatgcatggccacAAATGAGCcctaaagtttgaaactttactacttatgggactcatatgatactaagggtggcaaccctggaCTTAGAAATGTGCTTGAGTCATAAAGATCCATTTTTAGGACTAAAAGAGTCCATAAACTCATCCTAAGAGAGATATAAGAGATTAATCATCAAGCTCATgactttataccttgaaaaggTCTAAAGTGAAGCAGAAATCCCAAATTTGAAACTTCTCTTTTGCACCAACACCTTGCCTTGACCTTTGCTTCCTTGAAGGGTGgatccaaaacaccaaaatgctctcacaaagccttccaagctccaagaacactcaaagaagattagggtttcgtgaaaACTATCTAAGGGTGAGAAGGAGGTTGACCCTTGAGGGTATAATGTTATGTATATAGTGGAATACCCTAAAAATTAGTGTTTAGGGACTCTgagcgtacgttgggtgtacttctcatacgctgggcgtacgtatcCAACACCCGCGACCACTTATGCCctctatgttgggcgtaccccagCTTAAACTGGGCGTACTCTTGAGCtggccaccttgcatgcatgggatcTCCTTGCCACTTTTCTCTACTAAGGACCAATAATgtcaatatcttcaaagtactataacttcttcattttaagTCCATTTCCTACGGActtcatatccacgaaaaggtgatgAGAAACCCTACGCTCCCAGGTCCACACCCGAGCCCTACAACCTACCGAATAAGACCCGAGACCCATAAAAGTCCGAATCGACAGATTATGCTTATACCCTTGGCCTCCAAAGTCGCAACTGAGCACCTTCTAAactaggtgttacaactctctcccacttaaattagatttcgtcctcgaaatcatgcaTCTCCATCCCCTTCATACCAAACAACCTGAGCAATACAACCACAAGCCCGAGATTACCACAACCTTTCCAAGGCAACTATGACTAACCCCGCAGGGTTCTAGGACCCGAAGGAGAAACGAATTCCTTGCaacatctgtgacatccccattttcacggccagaaaagaccgattttgtttatgctttataaaaatcagagtacttcttttaataaaaatgttgcggaatttgttcccagaaaaacatgataaatacgttatcaaagcattttcgaagaaaatgtatttttattcatttaaaacatttgggatgtcatcgtcaatacagaaacataagcataaacaaaacttacattcatttacaccagtgatctacatctcttttaaatctctcagtgcaaagtagcttcgtatcgacacctgtgatacaaataagctggagtgggtcaggttgggaaacctggtgaatacatagggttttcaacccacaataatataattattatatttaaacatcaaacaatcaacccgattacccatccccgttatcttctttgatattccttaaataattatcttaagggtcatctcctatatcatattaacctctcatctttttacctcacatttccttatatgctcgttcctaaggcatgaatacgtagttacaacgtcGCCTGAACTTgcaattcatagtaagggttagagtatcatcacatgaatatacagtcacaacatcacctggactcgtaatatcacctacaggttataggTCTGCTGATGTTTCCACGGGttttctagaatagtctgtggtcaccatctatactctactagatgactacatctccaaattgtcagacaaggttatagtatctttcatcctacatcaccgattcatcatcacctaattatcatcacctatctctcatcattttatttcatcacacaccaactatttcatctacccatgttttatcccaacatatttgtagatataaaataaatatatatttaaatcatttaaaacatgtataaaatcattcatccatcatagacaacaagtattcaaataatatgcacacatagcacgtaatttatataaaatacttcatatctatgtgtaagatgaaagggactatgcactcacttgaaaaggtggtgaatccgaactcagacaacgctttgctttttaaaaataatttctttcgacgaaacctaatattattaccactagaatttagtctattattcgccgagactaattaatagtctaactattattactattatataagcgttaaacaatacttatataacccataataatagcccaagtacttattataagttcctaataacattaatataattaaataaacgatatattaaaaagaacgtagacgtagctcacttacaacgggttttatagaaaaccggactTTTCTTGGAGCAACGTTCCTGAGCCAAAAAGCTCTTATTCTCAGAGCCATCGAGTACTCCGGGACTTTTGCCTCGtactagggaggttccctaggcttttcgggtggtttcggggctagagagaggttctgaAAATtgatgaacttggtgccacatgtcaccatctagtggcaagacttgcgaagaaagcaatggccaagattgtgccacatcacccattttcgcacaacacacttccgacttctaaaattcgtaactttcacatacgagctccgtttttgacgttctttatatccacgtgtaggtaaaaataagatctacaactttcattttgtcTCCGttagctaattctcgaccgatcttaaatttaacagtacgaggagattatactgttaaatgtccgcgtaaaattcataacttctacatacggactttgttttcgtatgtctttttaccgttgagttcctattaatgagatcttcaattctcatttaggttgcataggccaaaaaccgctcgaactaaaattcgagtttcaggtcgtgcactattatgccaaatcttagaaaattcataactttttcatacgaagtcagatttgggcattctttttttttttgcatgttctcggtttaatgtatactacaacttttatttagatcactaaggctaaaaattactttatcaaaaattcactatttacgtctcccggtgtcgtgtcggttttgccgtaaaacttcgacgggccataacttcttcgttataactcggatttcaacgttctttatatgtacggaaccctcgagacatattctacaatttggttaagattatttattctaaataatcttttgtattatctctaaattgactagcccgatctacggacgttacaacaTAATTATGTTTACTCAATTTGAGACTTGAAGTCTCGAGATGGCCTGTCTCCCAGACAGACTGCCCATGTCGAATCATTGTTGAGGTCACGACACTTGCCTCCAAACTGGCTATTCAGCtccttatatttaattaataattaatcaaaaattaattgagattaatataattaattaaaaatatagaggttaaagtgtaattgttcaataacTGAGCAAGAGACATTCTAGAACCTTCCTAGAAGCATTGGACAGTTTTTGTAAGGATCTAGAGGATCTAGAATTATCCTTGGAGGATAATTAGGAAGTTGGATAATTAGCAAAAGGAATTGGTATTTACAGTACCCATCGAAAAACCCAAATATGCACTTATGAACACCGAATACAAAGATAAAAAACAATGAATCGGATTTTTAAACCATAACGATCGAAAAATAGAAAGAAGAAATCGAATCTGTAAAACCCTAACGATCGAAATCGAAAGATAAGGAGAACGAGAAATTGAATCGGCTCACATGGGTGTGAGGTTACGGTTCTTGTAGGCGTTAATGACGACAAGAACGGAGGGGATGATTTCTCTTGCTAGAAGCGTTTATAAATCTAAATTTTACTATAAAATAATTAAGAAAACCAAATAAAAAGCCACATAAGCAACATTTAACTATATCATCCATGGTTTACCGGTAAACTGGAAAAAAGCTTCTCATTCCCCTTATTAGTAGGTAAATTGTAAGTTAGGTGACTTAAACcactaaaaaaataattaaatgacGTTTTAAAACAAAAGCGACAAGTTCGTTGGACTAAtatgacattttattatcaaacatGGTTAAGTTATGAGTTACAAGACTTTTATGAAAGTTAGGAGTTATTTGGGAAGATAGTTAAAACTTAAAAATGTCTAGGGAGCAATTTTGCTAAATTTCTTAACTTATGAGCCTAACCTCCTCTTTTTTCTCTTGATTTGAGATGCTGAAGCTATATAGAAAAAGGAAGATTTGATTTTGAgagttggttggtgaaattaaaagTATCGTTGAAGAATATCTGTGAATCGAAATCTTAGTCTCCAAAGGAAAACTTAGGAGGTGGTAAACCTCACTTTTCCATTCTCATTTAAACTTCTAGATTTATGATTTCATCTCAAATCGAAATTTCCTTGATGACTTATGGAGTTGTGGTTCATATTGAAGTTCTATATATATTTCCATGATTCTATCACAAATCTAGAAACAAAAGTCTGTttcccaagtttgacttttagtttatcattttttATACATTGATCTGTTTGGAATTTGATTTATGTTATTGATTTATCAAGTCTTTTATTGAGTTTACGTGGTCATCAATGGTGATTCACTTTTAACTTTCTTTTGGTTGGAATTTATAGATTATATAACATGCTTAAGGTGTTAGATCAATGTTTGTAACACTATATTTCCATTCCTACTACTATAGAATTTTAAATTTGAGAAGTTAGAGGTAGAGTggtgttatgaagttttgaatATTAAAGTCTGTTTTCCATGCGGTCGCTTATTATGCTTCCGAATGAACATCTTAAGAGTATTAGGTGATAAAATAGCTTAAAAACACTTAAGAATTTGTATTTAACTTACATAATGCATTAGAGTTTGGAGTTCATTCAATTGTATCCATATAGGTTACCATTGATTGATTTCCACTTAGATTGTTGAGTGTGGTGCCATACTTACCACCGTCCATGTAGGCGCCGCATCACACTTGCTATATTCTTACTAAAATTTGTCATTTGGTAGGCGTAGGTTGTCatgctacttttttttttttttttaaatatacaaaaaatatttcaaacataacattttttaaaaactaaaaattcattaaacttaaaataataacatagaaattcaaaaaaaacaacaaacacaccaaaaaaaagaatttaaaattaaaaacatacaaaCTAAAATTACCAAACCTAGATAAACCTAAAGAACATCTTCATCGGAAAATTGGCCTTCCAAATCGTTGATCGATTCCATGTTAAGATCGATGTGGTCGACGTTCCATATATGTCCCGTCAAGTCCCTACGAAGAACATGATGCGTCTTAACATCATGAACTAATGCCCTCCTCGACATGTACTCCGCGCTTCCAACCTCAAAAGCGTGTGTCGGTGGAACGATCTCGTTTTCGTTATACTCATATATTGCATTTCCTTCGTCTTCGAGAATtatattatgcaatatgatacaAGTATACATCACCTCGCTCATTTTCTTCTCCATGTACGGCGTGAGATATTTAAGAATATGACAATGTTTTTCAAAAGCTCCAAATGCTCGTTCAATATCCTTTCTCGCCCGCTCTTTAGCTCTCTTAAACTTCAACCTTTTCCGATCATTTGGACAAGACAACGACTTCACAAAACAAGCACGTTTCGGATAGATCCCATCCACTAGATAACACTCGTTTCTATACGATGTTCCAGCTACTTGAAAAGAGGAGTCAGATGCAGTCCTGTTGTACATGTCGTCAAGTAACGGAGACATGTTAAGAACATTAATGTCATTAAGGGAGCCAATTGAGCCAAAGAATGCATGTCATATCCACATATCCTGTGACGCCACCGCTTCAAGTATAACGGTTGGATAAACATGATCACCTTGGGTGTATTACCCTTTATGGACATTCGGATAACAACCCCATGTCCAGTAGAAGCAATCTAGGCTTCCTAACATTCTAGGAAAGTCGTGAACGTTTGAGTGATGAGCATACAATTGGTGGATGTCACTACAAGTAGGTTTGCGTAGATATCGTGGACCATATAATCTCATGACATACTTGCAAAATTTGTGAAGGCTAGTTCGTGCAACACGTCCGGACATCCTAAGGTTCTCATCTAGTGCATCGGGGAAAGTGGCATACGCTAATTGACGAAGTGCAGCAATGCATTTTTGTATAGGAGTAAAACCAATTGTACCTCTAACATTTCAATGTTGTTGAAAAAATGGACACGCTGCTGTGAAGTCGTTAACCATACGCAAAAACAGAGATTTATGCATACGGAACCGACGACGAAAATAATATCCTATAAAGTTGGCGTCATCTACAAAGTAATCTTGCATGAGTCGATCATTAGCCGCCTCACGAAATCtttgtatgtattttatcttCCTCCGGCGTGCATTCTCCACATTTTCTTCTTGTAGTTGTTTGATCATCTACTCCGCCTCCTGAATAACCTTTATAGTTGTTTCAAGCAAGACATCAAACATGCccaatgaagatgatgaagacgACATTTTAAGAATGTATATGAGTTGTAAATTGATGTTGATGAGTTAAAATGGTTTAAGGTTGTAGTATTTAtaagagtttttttttaaaaaaaaaataaaaataaaataaataaatgaaagtagtTGTTGTTAGCTACCCCACTTTCTCATTCGTCAACAAAACTCCACATATATTAATCGAGATACCAAGCCGAGGGGTTGGCCCGATGTGTGCCAAGGATGCCAAGCCCCTCGCCGAGCCCACACCCACCAACTTTAGAGAACTTATCGGTGGACTAATCTACTCTCGAGTCTCGAGATAGGTACTTTACCATAAAGTGCATGCTCCCTATTATACATTTGTAATTTGAGATGTTTCTAGTTTGTATACAATTTATATGCATGTTTTTAAAACACTGTTACAAATTTAATTTTTCCATTCATAAAATGTTTTGAAGACTAAAATCTAAACTTTAGAACCAGGAGCAAGGTAAGATCTTATGATCCTAGTGGGTATCCTAAAATGGTAATATACTATTGCTCCACAATCATTCCTAGTAGGATCTTAACCATACTTATTTATAATGCCTTGTTAAAATAACAAGACACCATTTCCTGATAAGTCGTCCCCGATTTTGATTATTTTAGTGGTTAAAATACCATAATATAGATCTTCTAAACATCCTTGAAAAATAAACCCAATAATGTTTATTAAGAAAAGGTAACTAGTTTggtttaaatatgatattttatatAAACATTCTAAAAAAGTTATAACGATTGAAAACGAGGAAGACATAACTTACACCAAAATAGATACTACTTTGTCCACAAGAATAACATATGCAACCATCCCATGTCTGATCTATATCTAGATGCTAACAAATAAACCATGTTCTATGGTATTTTTGTACATGAAATCCATGTTTAATCTATCTCTGAATAATTTAACATGTATCACCGGCCATTTATAGATATCAAGTTATCGTTTCTCTAGACAATTTAACATGAATCACCCACTTATGACTTAGAGATATCAAGTTATCGTAACTATTGTATAAAACAACCAtattatatatgatattttgttaatattatgggaataattaaAATTTGGTATTTGACCAACTCTATTTTATTCGAGAAGGAATCCTATTCCTATCTGCTCAATGCAAAATTACAAAATCGCCCCTTGGAGTCTCCGAATTTCGAAAACTATAAAGTGTAAACTACAGAGCTACGTCCCCACTCTCCACGTGTCCCCTTTGGTTTGCTTTCGGATCGCCGGCAATGCAATACCTGCTCTTCCACCACCACCGCATCCTTCACCTGTAAATCATTGCTGTCCCTTTCGTTTCTCTCACCTCAATCGGTGCCTTACTTTCGATTTTCGATCCATATTAATTCGATCACCGTTGCAGACCAAGGGTTCAGTAATTTCACCGTTTTGATCGAGACCCTGCTCCGATCGGTAGGGTTTCATCTCAATCGGAATTGTTGTTTGTTTTAGGATTTATCAGTTTGAGGATTATCGTAGAGAGATATAAGATAAGATAATGAGTTTTCAAGATATCGAAGCTGGTCGCCCGCTCAATTCAAGACGCGCGGGCTACAACAATGGCATGAGGAAACAGGATCCGACTCAAGCTGTTGCTTCTGGAATTTTCCAGATCAATACGGCAGTCTCTACGTTTCAGAGGCTAGTAAATACCCTTGGTACTCCGAAAGACACCCCTGAGCTTCGAGAAAAGCTGTACGTCTGATTCATTTTTGAGCTTTACTTTGACTCAGTTATGATAACCAGGGTTAAAATTGAAAAGAAACCTGATTCGTTTTAGTTTCTTAcatttgatttatttgaattacctGTTGTAAACAAGTTTGATGTATAATTATTCCCTAGCTTTACTTTTGCTTGGTTATGAACCATAAAACCTGTAAAAGTGCAATCACATTATTGTTTCCTTTCATACAAACGACGATGAAATAAAAATGCCTTCCATGAATTCATCGTTATAATCATTTTGACTAGTTTGTATGACAACTGTATACAATGATGGCGACTATTGTCTTTTGGTGGTTTTCACATGACAGGCACAAAACCAGACTACATATTGGGCAATTGGTGAAGGATACTTCAGATAAACTCAAGCAAGCAAGTGAAACAGATCATAACTCTGATGTTAGTGTAAGTGACACTTTGATTCTTGTCAATGTATTTTTGTATTATACATCTTCATATAGCCTGTGAGACATGAGGTTTGAGTTGGTGGGTTTCTCAATATCTGATCATCATAAAACTCCTCTTTAGTTTCTTCTCCTTCATGTTTCTTGGTGGTGGAATCATCATGTTTTGTGCAGGCCAGCAAAAAGATCACTGATGCTAAACTTGCAAAAGATTTTCAAGCAGTTCTTAAAGAATTTCAGAAAGCTCAGAGACTTTCAGCTGAAAGGGAGACAGCTTACACACCTTTTGTTCCTCAATCTTCTCTTCCTTCTCGGTAAGTTGCAATTGAATGCATACCAAattctattaaaaaaaaaaaaaaaaaaaaaaaaaaaaaaaaaaaaaaactctgaaTGTAGAATTCTGcttgatttttaattattttacttTTTCTTTAGTGATCCAGCCAGTGAAATGGATTTAAGCTCAGACAAAACTCAAGAACAGCGTGTTCTTCTTGTGGACTCCAAAAGGCAAGTTCTTCAGTTGATTAGTAAGGGAAAGTTGCAGACTAACAATTTTTTCaagttgtttttggattttttcagACAGGAGGTTTTGttgttggacaatgagattgcATTTAATGAAGCAATCATTGAGGAAAGAGATCAGGGAATACAAGAGATCCATAATCAAATTGGGGAAGTAAATGAAATTTTCAAAGATCTTGCTGTTTTGGTTCATGAGCAAGGAGCTATGATTGGTAAAAAAAGCTTTCTCGTTTTCAATTTGttaaaaatttcaactttttataACGCCCCCAATGATTCTTTTTGCAGATGATATTGGGACCAACATTGAGAATTCTCATGCTGCCACTTCACAAGCAAAATCCCATCTTGCAAAAGCATCAAAAACTCAAAGATCAAACTCTTCCATGGtaaattttatattatgtttttacCTAAAGTTTTTCCAGTCCTTTTTACAGTGCTCATTAATTTTCATTCCTTCATGCAGACTTGCTTGCTTTTAGTGATTCTTGGAATCGTGCTTCTGATCGTGATCATCGTTCTTGCAGCTTGATCCTCTCAACATTTCCCatataaataaaaatcaaactctttttAAGTGATCCATAGCAGCCTTCAAGAAACCTTTTTTTGAGCATGTGTGTTTCTTTAAGGCCAGGTGGCCGATTCTTTTTCTTTCCTCGTGTTTGTTTGACTCTGTAAATCTGATTATCTGACTCTTTATTTTGTCGGTATTATAACTATAGTCTAATCTTTGGGCTTGTGTTTTACTTTCATATACGTTTGTTGCAAGTGTGAAAtattacaattaaaaaaaatcaaatacatTGTTTAGCCATTTAAAATTTCTCAGCTTTTCAAAAATTGGTACCTAGATTCCACATAATTCTCGGCATCCCACAAAAACGACCCAAAAGCAACCGCTTCAAGAACCAGCATTGTCAACCCAGAAAACGTCACATTAACCACTTCATCATTAGAAGCGCCCAACGACCCATCCTCCGAGACCTTAATATCAGGCCTCCCAAACAAAGCCTGTGTTTGTTTCTCAATCAAAGAAATCGCTTCTTTTGATCTTATCGTTGCATATCTCTGAAGTGTCTCAGCATCCAAATACATCACATAAGATCTTAACCTATACATcttatcatcaccaccaccaccacccattaaGCCCTCATCTTCCATGTCATAATCAGGCTGGATCCGGATCAATGAATCCGGATCCCAAAACGGGCTTTGCGGGACCGATGGGTCTGCAAAACTCGATTGttgttccttgaaaccttccGGAAGCGTGTTCATGGATCTCTCGAGTTGAAATCTTTCATCCACCCGTTTCAAGAAGTATCCATACATGATTGATGCAGCGTAGAGTTTTCCGAGTTTGATTTTGCTGATCTGGACGACGGATTGTAAAGGCCCCACGACGCGGTCCCCGAGGACAAGAGCTACGTGGTTTTGTATCATCTCAAGTGCTTCAGCTGAGTGGACTGATTCCAGCTTCATTTCTTGGTTTGGCCAGAAGTCAACCCTTCCGGAAGGATCCGAGGTTGATGATATTTTTGGGATCATTAAGATTTCTTTGTC includes:
- the LOC111884153 gene encoding uncharacterized protein LOC111884153, encoding MSPLLDDMYNRTASDSSFQVAGTSYRNECYLVDGIYPKRACFVKSLSCPNDRKRLKFKRAKERARKDIERAFGAFEKHCHILKYLTPYMEKKMSEVMYTCIILHNIILEDEGNAIYEYNENEIVPPTHAFEVGSAEYMSRRALVHDVKTHHVLRRDLTGHIWNVDHIDLNMESINDLEGQFSDEDVL
- the LOC111884113 gene encoding syntaxin-22; this encodes MSFQDIEAGRPLNSRRAGYNNGMRKQDPTQAVASGIFQINTAVSTFQRLVNTLGTPKDTPELREKLHKTRLHIGQLVKDTSDKLKQASETDHNSDVSASKKITDAKLAKDFQAVLKEFQKAQRLSAERETAYTPFVPQSSLPSRDPASEMDLSSDKTQEQRVLLVDSKRQVLQLISKGKLQTNNFFKLFLDFFRQEVLLLDNEIAFNEAIIEERDQGIQEIHNQIGEVNEIFKDLAVLVHEQGAMIDDIGTNIENSHAATSQAKSHLAKASKTQRSNSSMTCLLLVILGIVLLIVIIVLAA
- the LOC111884112 gene encoding UV-B-induced protein At3g17800, chloroplastic isoform X2, which produces MARGGPESSRTRSCIAKASGSSGHDLVPVAPHQLESPVGQLLEQILQTHPHLLPAAIDQQLENLQNEKDAQKEERPPSSMDLSLYKRIAQVKEKDRQKILEEIMYCWIVHKFVDKEILMIPKISSTSDPSGRVDFWPNQEMKLESVHSAEALEMIQNHVALVLGDRVVGPLQSVVQISKIKLGKLYAASIMYGYFLKRVDERFQLERSMNTLPEGFKEQQSSFADPSVPQSPFWDPDSLIRIQPDYDMEDEGLMGGGGGDDKMYRLRSYVMYLDAETLQRYATIRSKEAISLIEKQTQALFGRPDIKVSEDGSLGASNDEVVNVTFSGLTMLVLEAVAFGSFLWDAENYVESRYQFLKS
- the LOC111884112 gene encoding UV-B-induced protein At3g17800, chloroplastic isoform X1 — protein: MQISGGVLTDVTAVFYPSPTPPCCARSHEFRHVHAFSDSRPLPSLGFLKSSPFPMARGGPESSRTRSCIAKASGSSGHDLVPVAPHQLESPVGQLLEQILQTHPHLLPAAIDQQLENLQNEKDAQKEERPPSSMDLSLYKRIAQVKEKDRQKILEEIMYCWIVHKFVDKEILMIPKISSTSDPSGRVDFWPNQEMKLESVHSAEALEMIQNHVALVLGDRVVGPLQSVVQISKIKLGKLYAASIMYGYFLKRVDERFQLERSMNTLPEGFKEQQSSFADPSVPQSPFWDPDSLIRIQPDYDMEDEGLMGGGGGDDKMYRLRSYVMYLDAETLQRYATIRSKEAISLIEKQTQALFGRPDIKVSEDGSLGASNDEVVNVTFSGLTMLVLEAVAFGSFLWDAENYVESRYQFLKS